A genomic stretch from Aedes albopictus strain Foshan chromosome 2, AalbF5, whole genome shotgun sequence includes:
- the LOC134285960 gene encoding uncharacterized protein LOC134285960, with translation MALVPLQLIGRISEHERDIFWKNDLPSSVSLCRPIKLIFLKESAQLTRNEVEKVRDQIKNLRPTEILQDGRTITVYSSLILSMMDTKVVNDLTETNSQSCSFCGKSGKNLNDATNDLNETNAEKFSRGFSPLHCYIRTMELFLKVAYRLKMEKPTWRVAKSNEAVRQREATIRAEIKRRLGLRISEPLPSGGNSNDGNTSRTFFKEWRTICEITGLNEDLLERMYIILVIMNCKSDINVEVFQNYLETTRKLYISLYGWYPLSPTLHKILVHGGAIAKHSTVPVGMLSEEALETRNKSIRKFREFHSRKFSRTANIEDVFQRLLLTSDPVISLMNRKSSDSPLNSLPAKAQELVILN, from the exons ATGGCTCTTGTTCCTCTCCAATtaattggaagaatctcagagcaCGAAcgagatattttttggaaaaatgatcTACCTTCTTCCGTTTCATTGTGCAGACCGATCAagctaatttttttgaaggaatctgctcAGCTAACGCGAAATGAAGTTGAGAAAGTGCGAGATCAAATAAAAAATCTGAGGCcaactgaaattcttcaagacggTCGGACAATTACTGTATATTCTTCGTTAATTCTAAGTATGATGGATACTAAGGTAGTAAACGACCTCACAGAAACAAACTCGCAATCCTGCTCATTTTGTGGGAAAAGCGGAAAGAATCTGAATGACGCAACCAACGATCTGAACGAGACCAACGCTGAAAAGTTCTCTCGTGGATTCTCCCCTCTCCATTGCTATATTCGGACAATGGAACTGTTTCTTAAGGTGGCATATCGACTAAAAATGGAAAAACCGACATGGCGCGTAGCGAAGTCTAACGAAGCTGTCCGTCAACGAGAAGCCACCATTCGAGCCGAAATAAAACGAAGACTAGGGCTCAGAATTAGCGAACCGTTACCGAGCGGTGGCAACAGCAATGATGGTAATACCTCACGAACGTTCTTCAAAGAATGGCGTACAATCTGCGAAATTACGGGGTTGAATGAAGATCTACTGGAGAGAATGTACATCATTCTAGTTATTATGAACTGTAAGAGTGATATCAACGTGGAAGTATTCCAAAACTACTTGGAAACGACTAGGAAACTTTATATCAG CCTATATGGTTGGTATCCGCTGTCTCCAACTCTCCACAAAATTTTGGTCCACGGCGGTGCCATCGCGAAGCACAGTACTGTTCCTGTTGGAATGTTGAGCGAGGAAGCACTGGAGACCCGGAACAAGTCTATCAGAAAGTTCCGAGAATTCCACTCCAGGAAATTCAGCAGAACGGCAAACATCGAAGACGTCTTCCAACGTTTGCTTCTAACATCCGATCCAGTGATTTCCTTGATGAATAGGAAAAGCAGCGATTCTCCTTTAAACTCTCTTCCAGCCAAAGCTCAAGAACTTGttattttgaattga